One part of the Persephonella sp. genome encodes these proteins:
- the thiS gene encoding sulfur carrier protein ThiS, with amino-acid sequence MKITVNGEEREVKEGITINELVKQLGIKAPNYAVAVGMEVVPKSEYDKYKLKEGDKVEIVTFVGGG; translated from the coding sequence ATGAAGATTACTGTAAACGGTGAAGAAAGAGAGGTAAAAGAAGGGATAACCATAAATGAGCTTGTTAAACAGCTGGGGATAAAAGCACCAAACTATGCTGTTGCTGTAGGAATGGAAGTGGTTCCAAAAAGCGAATATGATAAGTATAAACTGAAGGAAGGAGACAAGGTAGAGATAGTAACTTTTGTGGGTGGAGGCTGA
- a CDS encoding enoyl-ACP reductase, translated as MGLLQGKKALILGVANNKSIAYGIAKAFHREGAVLGFNYLNEKIEKRVRPIAEEFGAEIITKCDVSSDQDIKNLAETVREKWGKIDIIVHSIAYANKEFLRDYYYKVDRKSFLEAMDISVYSFTAIAREFMDMFNEGGNLLTLSYYGAEKVIYNYNVMGVAKAALEASVKYLARDLGQLKNIRVNAISAGPIKTLAASGISQFSEIQKMAAERSPLKRTVTIDEVGNAALFLCSDLSSGITGEILYVDAGYNIIGM; from the coding sequence ATGGGTTTATTACAGGGGAAAAAGGCTCTTATCTTAGGGGTTGCAAACAACAAGAGCATAGCTTACGGAATAGCAAAAGCCTTTCATAGAGAAGGTGCTGTTCTTGGTTTTAATTACCTGAATGAGAAGATAGAAAAAAGGGTAAGACCAATAGCAGAGGAGTTTGGAGCCGAGATTATAACAAAGTGTGATGTGTCCTCAGATCAGGACATAAAAAATCTTGCAGAAACCGTAAGGGAAAAGTGGGGAAAAATAGACATAATCGTCCACTCTATAGCTTATGCAAACAAAGAGTTCCTCAGGGATTACTACTACAAGGTTGACAGAAAATCTTTTCTTGAGGCTATGGATATAAGCGTCTATTCCTTTACAGCCATAGCAAGGGAGTTTATGGATATGTTTAATGAAGGAGGAAATCTTCTTACACTTTCATACTACGGGGCAGAAAAGGTTATTTATAACTACAATGTTATGGGGGTTGCGAAGGCGGCACTGGAGGCATCTGTAAAATATCTTGCAAGGGATTTGGGACAGCTAAAGAACATCAGGGTAAACGCCATATCTGCAGGTCCCATAAAAACTCTTGCAGCTTCAGGTATATCCCAGTTTTCAGAGATACAGAAAATGGCAGCAGAGAGATCTCCCCTAAAAAGAACCGTTACAATTGATGAGGTTGGAAATGCAGCCCTTTTCCTCTGCAGTGATCTTTCTTCAGGAATAACAGGAGAAATCCTCTATGTTGATGCAGGCTACAACATTATAGGAATGTAA
- a CDS encoding cupin domain-containing protein: MPKIVFRDTGKIIEGVEAVKEFLEKYGITYERWGVERLPENLRKNYDLSKEEQEAIIQAYKEELDRLKKEKGYITEDIVVLSEKTPNLDDLMAKFKREHHHTDDEVRFVVDGSGVFPVKIEGQIVEIHVGAGDLIVVPAGARHWFELDENKKIKCIRVFKTPAGWEAIYNENEKATMND, translated from the coding sequence ATGCCAAAGATAGTTTTTAGAGATACAGGCAAGATAATAGAAGGTGTTGAGGCTGTTAAGGAGTTTTTAGAAAAATACGGGATAACTTATGAAAGGTGGGGAGTTGAAAGACTTCCAGAAAATCTCAGAAAAAATTACGATCTATCTAAAGAAGAACAGGAAGCTATAATACAGGCTTACAAGGAAGAGCTTGACAGATTAAAAAAAGAAAAAGGATACATAACAGAAGACATTGTTGTTCTTTCAGAAAAAACACCAAACCTTGATGATCTTATGGCAAAGTTCAAAAGGGAACATCATCACACAGATGATGAGGTAAGGTTTGTTGTTGATGGAAGCGGGGTGTTTCCTGTAAAAATAGAGGGTCAGATTGTTGAGATACATGTAGGAGCAGGTGATCTCATAGTTGTTCCGGCAGGTGCAAGACACTGGTTTGAGCTTGATGAGAATAAAAAGATAAAATGTATCAGGGTGTTCAAAACACCTGCAGGCTGGGAAGCTATATACAACGAAAATGAAAAAGCAACTATGAATGATTAG
- a CDS encoding methylthioribulose 1-phosphate dehydratase encodes MPYRLYQEEKQKAVNVLNDIKVKLYNRGWFPATSGNLSYKLHDDPLYFAITSSGKDKGTVTHEDVIFVDKDAKPIEKTKLKPSAETKIHSQIYQKTDAGCVIHIHTVNNNFVSQIYFEKGYVPLKDMEMIKALDIWKEDAFVKIPIIQNWFDLDKLAEEAGKAINPEVPGLLIRNHGIYAWGRDEFEAKRHIEAFEFMFEYMKSMILFTGKIL; translated from the coding sequence ATGCCTTACAGACTTTATCAGGAAGAAAAGCAAAAAGCTGTTAATGTTTTAAATGATATAAAGGTGAAGCTCTACAACAGAGGCTGGTTTCCTGCAACAAGCGGAAACCTTTCTTACAAACTGCATGATGATCCCCTTTACTTTGCGATAACAAGCAGCGGAAAAGACAAAGGAACAGTAACACATGAAGATGTTATATTTGTTGATAAAGATGCAAAACCTATTGAAAAAACAAAACTGAAACCTTCAGCAGAAACAAAGATCCATTCCCAAATTTACCAGAAAACAGATGCAGGATGCGTTATACATATTCATACAGTAAACAACAACTTTGTTTCACAGATTTATTTTGAAAAAGGTTATGTTCCACTGAAAGATATGGAGATGATAAAAGCCCTTGATATATGGAAAGAAGATGCGTTTGTGAAGATCCCTATCATACAAAACTGGTTTGATCTTGATAAACTTGCTGAAGAAGCAGGAAAAGCCATAAATCCTGAAGTTCCGGGACTTTTGATAAGAAATCACGGTATATATGCATGGGGAAGAGATGAGTTTGAGGCAAAAAGGCATATTGAGGCTTTTGAGTTTATGTTTGAGTATATGAAAAGTATGATCTTATTTACAGGGAAAATTCTTTAG
- a CDS encoding methyltransferase domain-containing protein, with the protein MKTLIKFSFSRFSESYDKEAVLQKEAARILIDFAGDLKGKGVDLGCGTGFLLRLSEWKDMVGVDIAEDMVRFYRRFNKNVVIADMEDLPFRENSFDYAVSNFSLHWADFGKTVSEIKRVLKPEGRFVFNIPVGGSLEAVEKILGEIQFDFVCVPEVLQTLKEKGFLINDFFVENLQKEFEDGYSLLVHLHKTGVAINTKSSSLSEKRRIVNLFKSHKKPAVLNYKLLFVYASI; encoded by the coding sequence TTGAAAACTCTTATAAAATTCTCATTTTCAAGATTTTCTGAAAGTTACGATAAAGAGGCTGTTCTACAAAAAGAAGCCGCCAGAATACTTATAGACTTTGCAGGAGATCTAAAGGGAAAAGGCGTTGATCTTGGCTGTGGAACAGGTTTTCTGCTCAGGCTGTCAGAATGGAAAGATATGGTAGGGGTTGATATAGCTGAAGATATGGTAAGGTTTTACAGAAGATTTAACAAAAATGTTGTTATTGCTGACATGGAGGATCTTCCCTTCAGGGAAAACTCATTTGATTATGCTGTCTCAAATTTTTCACTCCACTGGGCTGATTTTGGTAAAACTGTATCAGAAATAAAAAGGGTTTTAAAGCCTGAAGGCAGGTTTGTTTTTAATATCCCTGTTGGGGGAAGTCTTGAGGCTGTTGAGAAAATTCTGGGTGAGATACAGTTTGATTTTGTTTGCGTTCCAGAAGTTCTCCAGACATTAAAGGAAAAAGGTTTTTTAATAAATGATTTCTTTGTTGAAAACCTTCAGAAAGAGTTTGAAGACGGATACTCGCTCCTTGTTCATCTTCACAAAACAGGTGTTGCAATAAATACAAAATCAAGCTCTTTATCAGAAAAAAGAAGAATAGTAAACCTGTTTAAATCCCACAAAAAGCCTGCTGTTCTAAACTACAAATTGCTGTTTGTCTATGCATCCATTTAG
- a CDS encoding alpha/beta hydrolase, with protein MRSLKINKIFIHGWSFSSKIWEGFKNVPDSYFLELPFHGDNREYADNNIIEKFSDQLCEKINSSNKETALIGWSLGASVSMLTALKKPEKLKKLILIGFSPKFMDKKLGHNPVFVKAFMMALKIDFQDTVYNFRKTAVGNPYKNIPLPEKEGSIKLLREFINLDLTERLEDIEIPVFMIHGKKDRIINYQASIYANEKIKNSHLILTQSHHAPFLEDKTLITNLL; from the coding sequence TTGAGGAGTTTAAAGATTAATAAAATATTTATCCATGGCTGGAGTTTTTCTTCAAAAATATGGGAAGGCTTTAAGAATGTGCCTGACAGCTATTTTCTGGAGCTCCCATTCCACGGAGATAATAGGGAATATGCAGATAACAACATAATTGAGAAATTTTCAGATCAGCTGTGTGAAAAGATAAACTCATCAAACAAAGAAACAGCTTTGATAGGCTGGTCTCTGGGAGCATCAGTCAGCATGCTTACAGCGTTAAAAAAGCCAGAAAAACTAAAAAAACTCATTCTTATAGGCTTTTCACCAAAATTCATGGACAAAAAATTAGGGCATAACCCTGTTTTTGTTAAGGCCTTCATGATGGCTCTAAAGATAGATTTTCAAGATACAGTTTATAACTTCAGGAAAACAGCAGTCGGCAACCCCTATAAAAACATTCCACTTCCTGAAAAGGAAGGGAGTATAAAACTGCTGAGAGAGTTTATAAACCTTGATTTAACAGAAAGGCTTGAAGATATAGAGATACCCGTTTTTATGATACATGGAAAAAAAGACAGGATAATAAACTATCAGGCAAGTATCTATGCAAACGAAAAAATAAAAAATTCCCATCTTATACTGACACAGTCTCATCATGCACCTTTTCTTGAAGATAAAACATTGATAACCAACCTGTTATAA
- a CDS encoding 6-carboxyhexanoate--CoA ligase — MKLFSVKLRASKDGKHISGAERITPYEKIKTVIDQLYDRLSRKEFDSINIKIDILKEQPLLVEKTLPVVNMNFKNHREANKWAIQIIQKQTGLSEEKIKQLIDLIHFGASPDRENMRGAMIVDLRGNRLEKNRSRGVRTTDVDYLDREKIIRKLKEKCFTERTADALALTTKNMLYPDIIAEYCISDEPDYLTGYVSTKEAYYRLTPLKEKGNEKGGRIYFVKNGADIDKIYRFLEEKPVLIKDVDI; from the coding sequence ATGAAACTTTTCAGCGTAAAACTAAGGGCTTCAAAAGATGGGAAACACATTTCAGGGGCAGAAAGAATAACCCCATACGAAAAGATAAAGACTGTTATAGACCAGCTTTATGACAGACTTTCCCGTAAAGAATTTGACAGTATAAACATAAAAATAGACATTCTTAAAGAACAGCCTTTATTGGTAGAAAAAACTCTTCCTGTTGTAAATATGAACTTTAAAAACCACAGAGAAGCAAACAAATGGGCTATCCAGATAATCCAAAAACAGACAGGGCTATCTGAAGAAAAAATAAAACAGCTTATTGATCTTATCCACTTTGGAGCCTCACCAGATAGAGAAAACATGAGAGGAGCTATGATTGTTGATCTGAGGGGAAATAGATTAGAAAAAAACCGTTCCAGAGGGGTTAGAACGACAGATGTGGATTATTTAGACAGGGAAAAGATTATCAGGAAACTGAAAGAAAAATGTTTCACAGAAAGAACAGCAGATGCCCTTGCACTGACAACAAAAAATATGCTCTATCCAGACATAATAGCAGAGTATTGTATATCAGATGAGCCTGATTATCTGACAGGCTATGTATCCACAAAAGAGGCTTACTACAGGTTAACCCCCTTAAAAGAAAAAGGAAATGAAAAAGGGGGGAGAATTTACTTTGTAAAAAATGGGGCAGATATTGATAAAATCTACAGATTTTTAGAGGAAAAACCTGTTTTGATAAAAGATGTTGACATTTGA
- a CDS encoding ribonuclease HII has protein sequence MLEIEKSLWEKGYSKIAGIDEAGRGPLAGPVVAAAVIFPKEIKPFIFKDSKKLTPKQREQLFSQIKQKAIAVGIGIVDSSVIDRINIYNATKLAMKRALEDLKTDYDYLITDYVKFDPYPHTSLKKADEKSLSVAAASIIAKVIRDRIMVEFGKVYPHSFEKHKGYPTKLHKQEIKKHGLTPIHRRSFNLDIQYELEL, from the coding sequence ATGCTTGAAATTGAAAAAAGCTTGTGGGAAAAAGGCTACAGCAAAATTGCAGGAATAGATGAAGCAGGAAGGGGACCCCTTGCGGGTCCTGTCGTTGCTGCTGCCGTTATATTTCCAAAAGAGATAAAACCATTTATATTCAAAGACTCAAAAAAACTCACCCCAAAACAAAGAGAACAGCTTTTCTCCCAGATCAAACAAAAAGCCATAGCCGTTGGTATTGGAATTGTTGACAGCTCTGTTATTGACAGGATAAACATATACAACGCAACAAAATTAGCAATGAAAAGAGCCCTTGAAGACTTAAAAACAGATTATGATTATCTGATAACTGATTATGTAAAGTTTGATCCTTATCCACATACCTCATTAAAAAAGGCAGATGAAAAGAGTCTTTCTGTGGCAGCAGCATCAATTATAGCTAAGGTTATAAGAGATCGCATAATGGTTGAGTTCGGGAAAGTTTACCCACACTCATTTGAAAAACACAAAGGATACCCTACAAAACTCCACAAACAGGAGATAAAAAAGCACGGTCTTACCCCTATCCACAGAAGATCTTTTAATCTTGATATTCAGTATGAGCTTGAGTTATGA
- the rplS gene encoding 50S ribosomal protein L19, which yields MHQLIREIEQKYMPQDLPEFRVGDTVKVHVKVKERNKERIQVFEGVVIRMKGSGTGRSFTVRKESYGVGIERTFPFACPSIAKIELSKRGKVRRAKLYYLRERRGKAAKIREIKEWELRKRAAESAAAKENK from the coding sequence ATGCACCAGTTAATCAGAGAAATAGAGCAAAAATATATGCCTCAGGATCTTCCAGAGTTTAGAGTTGGAGACACAGTTAAGGTTCATGTTAAGGTAAAAGAGAGAAACAAAGAAAGAATACAGGTTTTTGAAGGTGTTGTTATAAGAATGAAAGGAAGCGGAACAGGAAGATCTTTTACTGTTAGAAAAGAGTCTTACGGAGTTGGTATTGAGAGAACATTTCCATTTGCCTGTCCTTCAATAGCTAAAATTGAGCTTTCCAAGAGAGGTAAGGTCAGAAGAGCTAAACTCTACTACCTCAGAGAAAGAAGAGGTAAAGCTGCTAAAATCAGAGAGATCAAAGAGTGGGAGCTCAGAAAAAGGGCTGCCGAATCTGCTGCCGCTAAAGAAAACAAGTAG
- a CDS encoding tetratricopeptide repeat protein, translated as MRFFVVFFVAPFVFFFSCAEKEISDDKSLKKVIDEREWGRINRAKKAVKLYTQTADEYFKEGNYTGALEFYNKALVKLKYLKKLKHPRAAYIYEKMGDCYLRLGHKDTATEAYQKAYNIYLKFYGENNKKVKQVLEKIRKTGS; from the coding sequence ATGAGATTTTTTGTTGTCTTTTTTGTAGCTCCTTTTGTATTCTTTTTTTCGTGTGCTGAAAAGGAAATATCCGATGATAAATCTTTGAAAAAAGTGATTGATGAGCGGGAATGGGGAAGAATAAACAGGGCAAAAAAGGCTGTAAAGCTTTACACCCAGACTGCTGATGAGTATTTTAAAGAAGGAAATTATACAGGGGCACTGGAGTTTTATAACAAAGCTCTCGTTAAGCTGAAATATCTAAAGAAACTGAAACACCCAAGAGCCGCTTACATTTATGAAAAGATGGGAGACTGTTATTTAAGACTTGGTCATAAAGATACAGCAACAGAGGCATACCAGAAAGCATACAACATATACCTTAAATTTTATGGAGAAAATAATAAGAAAGTTAAGCAGGTCTTAGAAAAAATAAGAAAAACAGGTTCTTAA
- a CDS encoding glycoside hydrolase family 15 protein, with product MYREAVISNGQFFINFDKYLSLRDLYFPYVGQYNHLRGNKNHLIVSVDGDLRYMDEGWERKFSYKKNSLITDMKAVNKDLGVSLRINDLIHKYLPVYIRKITVKNLTKEKKNIKIFFYHDFCLYETEAGNTALYHPEMKGLVHYRESTYLLISIFPEISDYTISVKRESCMNQIKNQKLEKNPIARGDIDSVVAYYTDLQPEEEKEFYYYIIAGESFDDLEEKQKRMLEEGIQHFIEETEIFHNSWLKEKKEIKSSISRKIRELYNKSLLIIKAHIDNRGAIIASADSSIFHRFNKDHYSYSWPRDNAFIVMALDRAGYGNTTKKFFEFASKTLTKKGYFLQKYLPDGSFGSSWHPWIDQEGKPQLPIQEDETALVIWALYHHYKITKDIEFIDRMYGSLVRPAAEFMVRYRDENGLPLESYDPWEERRGVLTYTCSTVFAGLMSASKMAHLTGNIEESKRYEKAAREVRQAILKHLYNKKAERFVKMLVRDKNGNLMEDLTVDASLISVFFTGMLPPNDYRVLNTVHAIKERLWVNFGIKGLARFEGDLYHRIDKYYPGNPWIITTMWLADWYIATDRIDEALKLINWAVERQSQAGLLAEQYDPETGKPLSVVPLTWSHAAFCWTVQNLNEKLS from the coding sequence ATGTATAGAGAAGCTGTAATATCAAACGGTCAGTTTTTTATAAATTTTGACAAATATCTATCTCTCAGGGATCTTTACTTTCCTTATGTTGGCCAGTATAACCACCTTCGGGGAAACAAAAACCATCTGATAGTTTCTGTTGACGGCGATCTTAGATACATGGACGAAGGGTGGGAAAGGAAATTTTCATACAAAAAAAACAGTCTTATTACAGATATGAAAGCGGTCAATAAAGATCTTGGGGTATCCCTCAGGATAAATGATCTTATACACAAATACCTTCCTGTTTATATCCGTAAAATAACTGTAAAAAATTTGACAAAAGAGAAAAAGAATATAAAGATCTTTTTTTACCACGATTTTTGTCTCTATGAAACAGAGGCAGGAAATACAGCCCTTTACCACCCAGAGATGAAAGGTCTGGTTCATTACCGGGAATCAACATATCTTCTGATCTCTATATTCCCAGAGATATCAGACTACACAATAAGCGTCAAAAGAGAATCATGTATGAACCAGATAAAAAACCAGAAGCTTGAAAAAAACCCTATAGCAAGGGGAGATATAGACAGTGTCGTTGCATATTATACAGACCTTCAGCCTGAAGAAGAGAAGGAGTTTTATTACTACATAATAGCAGGAGAAAGTTTTGATGATCTTGAGGAAAAACAGAAAAGAATGCTTGAAGAAGGGATACAACACTTTATTGAGGAGACAGAAATATTCCACAACAGCTGGCTGAAAGAGAAAAAAGAGATAAAAAGCTCAATAAGCAGAAAAATAAGAGAGCTTTACAACAAAAGCCTGCTTATCATAAAAGCCCACATAGATAATAGAGGAGCTATAATAGCATCTGCAGACTCAAGTATATTCCACAGATTTAATAAGGATCATTACAGCTACTCATGGCCAAGGGATAATGCATTTATCGTTATGGCACTTGACAGGGCAGGCTACGGAAATACAACAAAAAAGTTCTTTGAGTTTGCATCAAAAACTTTGACAAAAAAAGGTTATTTTTTACAAAAATACCTTCCAGACGGATCATTTGGATCATCATGGCATCCATGGATAGATCAGGAGGGAAAACCCCAGCTTCCTATTCAGGAAGATGAAACAGCCCTTGTTATATGGGCTTTATACCACCACTACAAAATCACCAAAGATATAGAGTTTATAGACAGAATGTATGGTTCCCTTGTGAGACCTGCGGCGGAGTTTATGGTCAGATATAGGGACGAAAATGGACTTCCCCTTGAAAGCTACGATCCATGGGAAGAAAGAAGGGGTGTTCTAACATACACCTGCTCTACAGTGTTTGCAGGGCTTATGTCTGCATCAAAGATGGCACATCTTACAGGAAATATAGAAGAATCAAAAAGATATGAAAAAGCTGCGAGGGAAGTAAGGCAGGCAATTTTGAAACATCTTTACAACAAAAAAGCCGAAAGATTTGTAAAGATGCTGGTCAGAGATAAAAATGGAAATCTTATGGAGGATCTCACTGTTGATGCAAGCCTCATATCTGTTTTCTTCACAGGAATGCTTCCGCCGAACGACTACAGAGTTCTGAACACAGTCCATGCAATAAAAGAGAGATTATGGGTAAATTTTGGGATCAAAGGGCTTGCGAGGTTTGAGGGGGATCTTTACCACAGAATAGATAAGTATTACCCCGGTAATCCCTGGATAATAACAACTATGTGGCTTGCAGACTGGTACATTGCAACAGATCGGATTGATGAAGCTCTGAAGCTTATAAATTGGGCTGTTGAAAGGCAATCACAGGCTGGTCTTCTTGCAGAGCAGTACGATCCTGAAACAGGAAAGCCTTTATCGGTTGTCCCATTAACATGGTCACATGCGGCTTTCTGCTGGACAGTCCAGAACCTTAATGAAAAACTCAGTTAA
- the moaD gene encoding molybdopterin converting factor subunit 1 — protein sequence MKVKVLYFSSIKDRLKKNNEFFEIEENSTVSDLIKEIQKKYPDLSENLKNIMIAVNEEYADIQKKLKNGDTVALIPPVSGG from the coding sequence TTGAAGGTTAAGGTTCTTTACTTTTCTTCTATAAAAGACAGGCTTAAAAAAAATAATGAATTTTTTGAGATTGAAGAAAATTCAACTGTGTCAGACCTTATAAAAGAGATACAAAAAAAGTATCCTGATTTATCTGAAAACCTAAAAAACATAATGATTGCCGTAAATGAAGAATATGCTGATATACAGAAAAAACTAAAAAATGGAGACACTGTTGCCCTAATACCACCTGTAAGCGGCGGCTAA
- a CDS encoding 2,5-diamino-6-(ribosylamino)-4(3H)-pyrimidinone 5'-phosphate reductase: MHRPYTIIVSEVTVDGKLTLRKGRSSKEIMQFMDDEANRYLHELRAKVDGIMVGAETIRTDNPFLTVRYVEGKNPTRIVPTSKADIPIDANILEKHAPTIIVTSHSAPEEKVKALEEKVEVIRCGEESVDLIEMMDRLYKKGIKKLMVEGGATLNWNLLRLGLVDEIRLIHIPFIVGGTDTPTLVGGEGFYSFDEVVKLKLRAHFMRGSHLITEWEIKFEG; the protein is encoded by the coding sequence ATGCACAGACCTTACACAATAATAGTCTCAGAGGTTACAGTTGACGGTAAACTTACCCTCAGAAAGGGTAGATCATCAAAAGAAATAATGCAGTTTATGGACGACGAAGCAAACAGGTATCTCCACGAGCTAAGGGCAAAAGTTGATGGGATAATGGTAGGGGCAGAAACTATAAGAACAGACAACCCATTTTTGACAGTAAGGTATGTTGAGGGCAAAAACCCAACAAGAATAGTTCCAACATCAAAAGCAGACATACCTATAGATGCCAATATATTAGAAAAACACGCACCAACCATAATAGTAACGTCACATTCAGCACCTGAGGAAAAGGTAAAAGCCCTTGAAGAAAAGGTTGAGGTTATCAGGTGTGGGGAGGAATCTGTTGATCTTATAGAGATGATGGACAGGCTTTACAAAAAAGGAATAAAAAAACTTATGGTTGAAGGAGGTGCCACACTAAACTGGAATCTTCTCAGGCTGGGGCTTGTTGACGAGATAAGGTTGATACACATACCGTTTATTGTTGGTGGAACAGACACACCAACATTAGTGGGAGGAGAAGGTTTTTACTCCTTTGATGAGGTTGTGAAGCTGAAGCTCAGAGCACACTTTATGAGAGGATCCCATCTTATTACAGAATGGGAGATAAAGTTTGAAGGTTAA
- a CDS encoding CDP-alcohol phosphatidyltransferase family protein, protein MNLTSKRKSLKKIYEPFGLIFVKAHITPNVITLISVAMGLFAAFSFYKGKPLTAAFFLLLSGFFDLMDGIVARETEKSSKFGAVFDWLADKFVDGFVLFFIGITYSTPVLTALAVVVNMLHTFIKPVAYAEIGFANREKGKINDPLEGIGFFGRPETMLAIIIFSIFEHFHILGGLQTGFIIITALMTLSLFQRVIYLYIKYNKDYD, encoded by the coding sequence ATGAACTTAACATCAAAAAGAAAATCTTTAAAAAAGATATACGAACCGTTCGGGCTTATTTTTGTTAAGGCTCACATAACTCCGAATGTTATTACTCTTATATCTGTAGCGATGGGGCTTTTCGCTGCCTTTTCCTTTTATAAGGGAAAACCCCTTACAGCAGCTTTTTTCCTGCTTTTAAGCGGTTTTTTTGATCTTATGGACGGCATTGTAGCAAGGGAAACAGAAAAATCATCAAAGTTCGGTGCTGTTTTTGACTGGCTTGCAGATAAGTTTGTTGATGGTTTTGTTCTTTTTTTCATAGGTATAACATACTCAACACCTGTGCTTACAGCTCTGGCTGTTGTTGTCAATATGCTTCACACATTTATAAAACCTGTTGCTTATGCAGAGATAGGGTTTGCTAACAGGGAAAAAGGAAAGATAAATGATCCCCTTGAAGGGATAGGATTTTTTGGAAGACCTGAAACTATGTTGGCGATTATCATTTTTTCTATTTTTGAACACTTTCACATTCTTGGAGGACTTCAGACAGGCTTTATTATAATAACAGCCCTTATGACATTATCCCTATTCCAGAGAGTTATCTACCTATACATAAAATACAACAAAGATTATGACTAA
- the ilvC gene encoding ketol-acid reductoisomerase: protein MAKIYYDEDASLEALKNKTVAIIGYGSQGHAHALNLRDSGINVIIGLYSGSRSAEKAKAEGFEVYIPDEAAKRADVVMMLIPDTIQPEVFETAILPNLDEGNALAFAHGFNVHFGQIVPPEYVDVFLVAPKGPGHLVRWQYEEGKGVPGLVAVHQDFTGNAKDVALAYAKGIGCTRAGLIETTFAEETETDLFGEQAVLCGGATALIKAGFETLVEAGYQPEVAYFECLHELKLIVDLIYQYGIAGMRYSISDTARYGDVTRGDRIYNAVKPVHKKILEEIQRGEFAKEWILENVANRAHFKAMLQKDEKHPVEEIGKELRKMMPWLESKGL from the coding sequence ATGGCTAAGATCTACTACGATGAAGATGCATCTCTTGAAGCATTAAAAAACAAAACCGTTGCAATAATAGGGTATGGAAGTCAGGGACATGCCCACGCCCTTAATCTTAGAGACAGCGGGATAAACGTTATTATAGGGCTTTACTCAGGAAGCAGATCAGCAGAAAAGGCAAAAGCAGAAGGCTTTGAAGTTTACATTCCTGATGAGGCTGCAAAAAGGGCTGATGTTGTTATGATGCTTATTCCAGACACAATACAGCCTGAGGTTTTTGAAACAGCAATACTGCCAAACCTTGATGAAGGTAATGCCCTTGCCTTTGCACACGGATTTAATGTTCATTTTGGTCAGATAGTTCCACCTGAGTATGTTGATGTTTTTCTTGTAGCACCAAAGGGACCTGGACATCTTGTAAGATGGCAGTATGAAGAAGGAAAAGGTGTTCCCGGACTTGTAGCTGTTCATCAGGACTTTACTGGAAATGCGAAAGATGTTGCCCTTGCATACGCAAAAGGAATAGGATGTACAAGGGCAGGACTTATTGAAACAACATTTGCAGAAGAAACAGAAACAGACCTTTTTGGTGAGCAGGCTGTCCTGTGCGGAGGGGCAACGGCTCTAATAAAGGCAGGCTTTGAGACCCTTGTTGAGGCTGGATACCAGCCTGAAGTTGCATATTTTGAGTGTTTGCATGAGTTAAAACTGATCGTTGATCTTATATACCAATACGGAATAGCAGGCATGAGATACTCAATATCAGACACAGCAAGATACGGGGACGTAACAAGAGGAGACAGGATTTACAATGCTGTGAAACCTGTTCACAAGAAGATACTTGAAGAAATCCAGAGGGGCGAGTTTGCAAAAGAATGGATACTTGAAAATGTGGCAAACAGGGCACATTTTAAAGCTATGCTCCAAAAAGACGAAAAGCATCCTGTTGAGGAGATAGGAAAAGAACTGAGAAAAATGATGCCCTGGCTGGAGTCAAAAGGATTATAA